ATCAGAATGCACTTTGATAAGGCAGTATACCTGAGCCAAGCATTTGCGCAGTACCCAGGCTATGGTCGCTGCTCAGACCACGTAATTCGATGTTAAAGCTGACTTTGTTGTCATACTTACTGGTTTCATTTTGGTTGTTCCAACCAGTGATTTTCCGTTCATAACCTAAGTTAATTGCCCAACAACAAGTATTATATTGTACGCCAACCAATTGACTGGCAGGCTGATTGGCTTTGGTATCGTAGTAATACGCACCAACCAATGCCCAGCGGTCTGCAATCGGCCAACTGGCGGTGGTACCAATCTGAGAAATACCCTGTTGGTAACCTGGGCTTTTCACGTTTGGCACTGCCGCTTGAATATATTCAGGGCTGGCATAGCGATAATTCAATTGAATCATCCGCTCGGCGTCTTTCCTATACTCCATTACTGCATTGCCGAGGGTCAAACTCCCCAAGCGGGTATCATACTGCGCCCCGCCTTTCAGGCCCAGTTGATCGTTAATACGCCAGAATGTATCCCCAGCCCAAACCAGGCTACCAGTATCATCACTGTTATCAATGGTTTCACTATTACCCGTCCGCGAACGGCTAAAGTAATAGATTTGACCCACTGAAACGTTAAAACGTTCAACCAGCTCATCATCATAAATGCGAGAAGTTAAACCGGTCGACACTTGATTGGCTGAAGCTATACGATCCAGACCACTATAAGTACGGTCACGGAACAGACCTGAGTAGTCCGACTGCATCAACGTGGTATCGTAAATATAGATATCATCCTGATTCCGATACGGAACGTAGAGATATTGTACGCGTGGTTCGAGAGTTTGAGTAAAGCCCTCACTCCAATCCATTGGCCGGTCAAAGACCACCTTGCCATCCACTTTAAATTGCGGTATCACCCGGTTAACCGAATCTTTTAGGTTTGGAACCGTCGCATCCTGACCATTTTGGTTTTTGTAATTACTGGCAAAACCGTTTGGAATATCTTGTTGGTAATGTGTTGCCAGTAATTTAGCTTCGGTATTTAAGCTACCCCATCCGTTGGACAAAGGCAGGTTAATTGATGGTTCGATATGGAAACGATCAGCTTTCGGGTTTTCCGGATTAACACTGGTGAACTTGGCGGCCTGACCATAAACATGCAGATCAAACGGACCAATATCATTTTTATAGTAGTTCATGTCCAGCTGTGGCTGAGCACGGTAAGCATTATTGTTACCGCCGGTCGTAAACACCTGGAACTGTTTAGACGCCAGAGTGGCGTCCCAGTTCTGGTTAGCATAACCGATACTGAAGATTTGTGTGGCATAGCCGTCAGTGGTTGAGCCGTACTGCGATGTTAAGTCGGTAAAGTAATCGGGATCACTGACACGGGTGTAGTTGACATTGAAACGCCAAACTTTATCCATCACACCAGAGTGGCCCCAGTAGTACAACCAGCGAGTGGGGTCTTTTTCTGTACCATCAGTGCCGTGATATAAGCGGTCACTCGGCAGCCAATCCAATGCCATGGTACCGGAACCGGGAGCCAACAAATAACGGAACTCATTTTGCCACTGTAAACCACGCCGCTCCATGTAATGAGGGGTAATGGTGGCATCGAAGTTTGGCGCAATGTTCCAGTAATATGGCAGCATGAATTCCAAGCCGTTATTACTGGTATATTTCGCATTAGGGATCAGGAAACCAGATCGGCGTTTATCACCCACCGGTAATTGCATATACGGGCTGTAGAACACCGGTACTTTGCCGATTTTAAAGCGGGCATTCCAGATCTCTGCGACTTGTTCTTCGCGGTCATGAATAACCTCTGAACCGACCACACTCCAGCTATTATCACCCGGCAGACAAGAGGTGAATGTCCCATTTTCTAAAATGGTATAGCGGTTCTGACCACGTAATTTCATTAAATCTGCATCACCACGGCCTTGACGACCGACCATCTGATATTTGCCTTTATCCATATCAGTGTCTTTGGTATTCAAGTTTGACCAGCCTTTCGGGCCTTTAAGCTTGATTTGCGGATCGTCGTAGTTAACGTCGCCAGTGGCTGTTACGGTACGAACCGGGATAGCTTCGCCGGGTTTTTGTACCTGTGTCAGTTCCACCTGATTGGCCGTTAACGTGCTATTACCTTGCTGGACAATAACATTGCCGGTAAACAGGGCGTTGTCCGGGTAATTGGCTTCGGTTTTATCCGCATTTATACGAACCGGTAGCTGATTCGGATCGCCTGTGACCAAAGGTTGGTCGTAGGTAGGTACGCCAAGCATGCATTGCTCGGCAAGGTCAGCCAGAGTGTGCTGGCTATATAGTGCCGTCCATATCAATGTGGCCAGCAGTGTTGGGAATCTTTTTTTCATACGCGGTTTTGGTGTTCCGTCATCGGGGGGCATCATGCCGGCAAACGGTCTGAGACTATATTACTCATCACAGTTGCGCTAGTGTTAAATCCGGCCGTTTACACGTCTCGCTGTTAGGCGCTGAGCTGAATGCCGAGTATGATAATGCAAATTTTGACTGACGGCATGATGAATTGAGGAGTATATGCAGTATTGGGGAAAACTGCTCGGTCTAATACTGGGATTTCTGTCCGGTGGAGTCTGGGGTGCGATACTTGGGTTGCTTGTTGGCCATATGGTCGACAGGGCGCGTAGCACAAAGCGCCGCGGCTTCTTTGCCGATCAACAAACACGACAATTAATTTTTTTCCGCACCACTTTTCAGGTCATGGGACATTTAACCAAGGCTAAAGGTCGGGTAACGGAGGTTGATATTCAACTCGCCAGCCAATTGATGGATAGAATGCAATTGCATGGCGAAGCTCGAACCGCGGCACAGCAAGCATTTCGTGAGGGGAAAGAGAGTGGTTTCCCATTACGTGAGCGGTTGCAGGAATTACGCGGAGTTTGCTTTGGGCGTTTTGATTTAATTCGGATGTTTCTGGAAATCCAGTTGCAGGCCGCATTTGCTGATGGCTCATTGCATCCTAATGAACGGCAAGTGTTGTATGTCATTGCTGAAGAGTTAGGGATCTCCCGCGGTCAGTTCGATCAGTTCCTGAGCATGATCGAGGGCGGGCGTCAGTTTGGCGGTGGTGCCTGGCATGGTCAGCAGGGAGGATACTCTCAAGGTGGCTACCAGCAAACATCAAATGGCCCGACATTAGAGGATGCCTGCAAGGTGCTGGGGGTAAGTAGTACTGATGATAGTGTCACCATCAAACGTGCTTACCGTAAACTCATGGGGGAACATCATCCAGATAAGTTGGTGGCGAAGGGGTTGCCGCCTGAAATGATGGAGATGGCGAAGCAAAAAGCCCAAGAGATCCAGGCCGCGTATGATTTGATCAAGCGCGAAAAGGGATTCAAGTAAGAGTTCTTGTGTCAGGAACGCTAAAGCCAGATCGGAGTCACTGTTCCGATCTGGTTTGATCCTGAATCGATTTGCTACGGAAGAATCAAAATTCTGGCTCGCATTTAAAATGCATCACTGTCCCAAACTCTGGATGAGTAATACATAATTCTTGCGCATGCAACTGTAACCGGGATGCCATTACTTTAGCCTCGGGATGGGCATAGAAGCCATCACCAAGAATAGGGTGACCTATCGCCAGCATATGTACCCGTAACTGATGTGAGCGGCCGGTGATGGGGGATAACTTAACTCGCGTACTGCCGTCAGCATCCCGTGATAGCACCTGATACTGAGTTTGCGAGGATTTACCGGTTTCATAACACACTTTCTGCTTTGGCCGATTCGGCCAGTCGCAAATTAAAGGCAAATCGATCAACCCTTCATCTTGCGCCAGATGGCCCCATACCCGCGCCACATAAGACTTTTTCGGCTCGCGTTCACGAAATTGCCGCTTTAACTCACGCTCAGCCGCTTTAGTCAGCGCCACCACAATCACGCCACTGGTCGCCATATCTAATCGGTGCACAGACTCCGCGCTCGGGAAATCGGCCTGAATGCGGGTCATCACGCTATCTTTATTCTCTGGCGCGCGGCCCGGAACGGACAGCAAACCACTGGCTTTATTGACCACCATGATGTGCTCATCCTGATACAGGATTTGTAGCCAAGGATCGCGTGGGGGATTATAGGGTTCCATTAGTGCTCCTGAAACGGGTTGACGAATAGCGAACTGAAAGGAAACCGGGCACTGAGTCCCGGTTTTTAGCCTTAAAATTACTGGTGTGTCACCACCACCAGACGAATGGCATCCAAACGCCAACCCGCCTGATTGAGGTTTTCCAGCACCATTTTACGGTTATGTTCCAGAGTCTCTATTTCGTCATCCCGAATATTGGGGTTAACCGCTTTCAGGGCTTCCAAACGTGCCAGCTCGGCACTCAATTTATCGTCCGCTTCATGCTTGGCTGCTTCAATCAGCAAACGCGCCTGTTCTTCAACTAGTGCTTCTGCTTGTTGCAACATTGCGTGAACTTCTTGCTGAACCGCGTTGACCAGTTTGCTGGAGGTATGGCGATTGACGGCATTCAACTGACGATTGAAGCTTTCAAATTCTACTTGTGCTGCCAGGTTGGTGCCGTTCTTATCCATCAGCATCCGTACGGGTGTTGGGGGTAAGA
The sequence above is drawn from the Yersinia enterocolitica subsp. enterocolitica genome and encodes:
- the rluA gene encoding bifunctional tRNA pseudouridine(32) synthase/23S rRNA pseudouridine(746) synthase RluA, translating into MEPYNPPRDPWLQILYQDEHIMVVNKASGLLSVPGRAPENKDSVMTRIQADFPSAESVHRLDMATSGVIVVALTKAAERELKRQFREREPKKSYVARVWGHLAQDEGLIDLPLICDWPNRPKQKVCYETGKSSQTQYQVLSRDADGSTRVKLSPITGRSHQLRVHMLAIGHPILGDGFYAHPEAKVMASRLQLHAQELCITHPEFGTVMHFKCEPEF
- the djlA gene encoding co-chaperone DjlA gives rise to the protein MQYWGKLLGLILGFLSGGVWGAILGLLVGHMVDRARSTKRRGFFADQQTRQLIFFRTTFQVMGHLTKAKGRVTEVDIQLASQLMDRMQLHGEARTAAQQAFREGKESGFPLRERLQELRGVCFGRFDLIRMFLEIQLQAAFADGSLHPNERQVLYVIAEELGISRGQFDQFLSMIEGGRQFGGGAWHGQQGGYSQGGYQQTSNGPTLEDACKVLGVSSTDDSVTIKRAYRKLMGEHHPDKLVAKGLPPEMMEMAKQKAQEIQAAYDLIKREKGFK
- the lptD gene encoding LPS assembly protein LptD, translated to MKKRFPTLLATLIWTALYSQHTLADLAEQCMLGVPTYDQPLVTGDPNQLPVRINADKTEANYPDNALFTGNVIVQQGNSTLTANQVELTQVQKPGEAIPVRTVTATGDVNYDDPQIKLKGPKGWSNLNTKDTDMDKGKYQMVGRQGRGDADLMKLRGQNRYTILENGTFTSCLPGDNSWSVVGSEVIHDREEQVAEIWNARFKIGKVPVFYSPYMQLPVGDKRRSGFLIPNAKYTSNNGLEFMLPYYWNIAPNFDATITPHYMERRGLQWQNEFRYLLAPGSGTMALDWLPSDRLYHGTDGTEKDPTRWLYYWGHSGVMDKVWRFNVNYTRVSDPDYFTDLTSQYGSTTDGYATQIFSIGYANQNWDATLASKQFQVFTTGGNNNAYRAQPQLDMNYYKNDIGPFDLHVYGQAAKFTSVNPENPKADRFHIEPSINLPLSNGWGSLNTEAKLLATHYQQDIPNGFASNYKNQNGQDATVPNLKDSVNRVIPQFKVDGKVVFDRPMDWSEGFTQTLEPRVQYLYVPYRNQDDIYIYDTTLMQSDYSGLFRDRTYSGLDRIASANQVSTGLTSRIYDDELVERFNVSVGQIYYFSRSRTGNSETIDNSDDTGSLVWAGDTFWRINDQLGLKGGAQYDTRLGSLTLGNAVMEYRKDAERMIQLNYRYASPEYIQAAVPNVKSPGYQQGISQIGTTASWPIADRWALVGAYYYDTKANQPASQLVGVQYNTCCWAINLGYERKITGWNNQNETSKYDNKVSFNIELRGLSSDHSLGTAQMLGSGILPYQSAF